One stretch of Rhizobium rhizoryzae DNA includes these proteins:
- a CDS encoding adenylate/guanylate cyclase domain-containing protein: MAMTTAPVSSIFMDKVADWLTRTALSGASLEQIVRGFCERIAAAGLPVIRVHLSFAMLHPLYDALGFTWRQQSGLEIEGYRHDNGNNDVFLKSPYFQLLSNGLDYLRRKIPADGPVEFPVFEDLRRENVTDYIAFMQPFGDDSVQGMMGSWSTDAPGGFTEEMVGALMRLQNHLAVAAKMAVLDKLASNMLTTYLGMDAGQRVLKGQVRRGDGETIRAALVMGDMRESTSLADKESRQDYIDTLNAFFDALAAPFNRNGGQILSFLGDGFLAVYPCDRHREPSREAAQAAMSAVRQAQIRMEDLNAERRKTGLHPISFGLGLHIGNVMFGNVGLRDRLTFSAFGSAVNEVVRLQELTKKHECDVIASEAFADYCEGEWINLGDRKLRGVRQKVTIMKPAPATEALRRDDVVADLRHQALSEAERLILLHRDAAAGKPDKRAPRLLDKFLQ, from the coding sequence ATTGCTATGACGACAGCTCCTGTTTCCTCGATCTTCATGGACAAGGTTGCCGACTGGTTGACTCGAACGGCTCTTTCCGGGGCCTCTCTCGAGCAGATTGTCCGCGGCTTCTGCGAGCGCATTGCTGCGGCGGGGCTGCCCGTCATTCGCGTACATCTTTCGTTTGCGATGCTGCATCCCCTTTACGATGCGCTCGGCTTTACCTGGCGACAGCAAAGCGGTTTGGAAATCGAGGGATACCGCCACGACAATGGCAACAACGACGTTTTCCTGAAAAGCCCGTACTTCCAGCTCCTGAGCAATGGACTGGACTATCTGCGCCGCAAGATCCCGGCTGACGGTCCGGTGGAATTTCCGGTCTTCGAGGACCTGCGGCGTGAAAATGTCACGGACTATATCGCCTTCATGCAGCCTTTCGGTGATGATTCGGTGCAGGGCATGATGGGCTCCTGGTCGACAGACGCGCCCGGGGGGTTCACCGAGGAAATGGTCGGCGCCCTTATGCGGCTTCAAAACCACCTGGCGGTTGCCGCCAAGATGGCAGTGTTGGACAAGCTCGCCAGCAACATGCTGACCACCTATCTGGGCATGGATGCCGGGCAGCGGGTTCTGAAAGGGCAGGTTCGCCGCGGCGATGGTGAAACGATCCGGGCCGCGCTTGTGATGGGCGACATGCGAGAATCGACATCGCTTGCGGACAAGGAAAGCCGTCAGGATTACATCGACACGCTGAACGCCTTTTTTGATGCTTTGGCAGCACCCTTCAATCGCAATGGCGGCCAGATCCTGAGCTTCCTTGGCGATGGTTTCCTTGCGGTCTATCCCTGTGACAGACATCGCGAACCATCCCGCGAGGCAGCGCAGGCGGCCATGTCCGCGGTCAGGCAGGCGCAGATCCGGATGGAGGATCTCAATGCCGAGCGTCGAAAGACAGGCCTCCACCCGATTTCATTCGGCCTTGGCCTTCACATCGGCAATGTCATGTTCGGCAATGTGGGTCTTCGCGACCGCTTGACGTTTTCCGCCTTCGGCTCTGCCGTCAACGAAGTCGTCCGCCTTCAGGAACTGACGAAGAAGCATGAGTGCGATGTGATCGCCAGCGAAGCCTTTGCGGATTACTGCGAGGGTGAGTGGATCAATCTTGGAGACCGCAAGCTGCGCGGCGTGCGCCAGAAAGTGACGATCATGAAGCCAGCGCCTGCAACAGAGGCCTTGAGACGGGATGATGTGGTCGCCGACCTTCGGCATCAGGCACTTTCCGAAGCCGAACGGCTTATCCTGCTGCACCGCGACGCGGCGGCGGGCAAGCCGGACAAGCGAGCCCCGCGCCTCCTCGACAAGTTTCTGCAATAG
- a CDS encoding MBL fold metallo-hydrolase: MKDDVFQVKFWGTRGSVPVSGPDFIHYGGNTACVEVRCGTHRLLFDAGSGIREAGLDMLAESTPEVDLFFTHVHYDHIIGLPFFKPMYVPSTVVNMWSGHLHGVMTTEEMIEQFISPPFFPIKLDICKASLSFRDFKPGDILTPRPGITLKTFSLNHPGGCVGYRVEWEGRSVALVFDLEHVPGKLDPVALEMMQGADLAIYDSAFTDAEMQRYCGFGHSSWEQAVKLADMAKTKKLALFHHAPSRTDNEMALMERLAQEHFADTFAARDGMVVSL; encoded by the coding sequence ATGAAGGACGACGTGTTTCAGGTAAAGTTCTGGGGAACGCGCGGCAGCGTTCCGGTCTCAGGACCAGACTTCATCCATTATGGGGGAAATACAGCCTGCGTGGAGGTCCGCTGCGGGACACACAGGCTGCTCTTCGATGCGGGCTCGGGCATCCGCGAGGCGGGCCTCGATATGCTCGCCGAGAGCACGCCAGAGGTCGATCTGTTCTTTACGCATGTTCACTATGATCACATTATCGGGCTGCCGTTCTTCAAGCCGATGTACGTACCAAGCACTGTCGTCAACATGTGGTCCGGACATCTGCACGGCGTGATGACGACGGAGGAGATGATCGAGCAATTCATCAGCCCTCCCTTTTTCCCAATCAAGCTGGATATCTGCAAGGCTTCCTTATCATTCAGGGATTTCAAACCTGGAGACATCCTGACGCCTCGCCCAGGCATCACGCTGAAGACCTTCTCCCTAAACCACCCCGGCGGTTGCGTCGGCTATCGCGTGGAATGGGAAGGCCGCTCCGTTGCTCTGGTGTTTGATCTGGAGCATGTTCCGGGCAAGCTGGATCCCGTGGCTCTCGAAATGATGCAAGGGGCTGACCTCGCAATCTATGATTCGGCATTTACCGATGCGGAAATGCAGCGTTATTGCGGCTTTGGCCATTCCAGCTGGGAGCAGGCGGTCAAGCTGGCGGATATGGCCAAGACGAAAAAACTCGCTCTTTTCCACCATGCACCATCACGCACGGACAATGAAATGGCGCTGATGGAACGCCTGGCGCAGGAACACTTCGCCGACACCTTCGCTGCCCGCGATGGAATGGTCGTCTCGCTTTAA
- a CDS encoding DUF3095 domain-containing protein, with product MQSESNAFFYSALPVLTRFEGVTDAENYTPLPGDWFLALADIVGSTGAIAEGRYKDVNMAGASVISAILNVLDETDYPFVFGGDGALVAIPPTKRLDARQALSSVCRWVKEELRLDMRVALVPMTDVRKAGRDVGVARFAASSSVSYAMFNGGGASWAEQQMKAGHFLIEEENAAQPDLTGLSCRWDSIPSQRGQIVSLIVSPMSLSTMNEFRDLMVRLIAITSQSSRDSHPVPEKGPPLRYNEQSIEREAHATATPDKRGARKWAIRMQIWLTILLYRFNLSLGRFNARQYAREVAQNSDFRKFDDGLKMTLDVDADQLAQIRSMLETGKGNGICDYGLHSQDSALMTCLVFNPLSHNHVHFIDGASGGYALAASQLVNRPKPTSP from the coding sequence ATGCAATCCGAGAGCAACGCTTTTTTCTATTCCGCCCTTCCCGTTCTGACGCGGTTCGAAGGTGTGACGGATGCGGAAAATTATACCCCTCTTCCGGGAGACTGGTTCCTGGCGCTTGCCGATATCGTCGGTTCGACAGGTGCGATTGCCGAGGGACGATACAAGGACGTGAACATGGCGGGCGCCAGCGTCATATCCGCAATCCTCAACGTGTTGGACGAGACGGATTACCCGTTTGTCTTCGGCGGAGACGGCGCCCTTGTCGCCATTCCGCCCACAAAGCGATTGGATGCACGTCAGGCGCTTTCTTCGGTTTGTCGTTGGGTCAAGGAAGAATTGCGCCTTGATATGCGCGTTGCTCTCGTTCCAATGACAGACGTGCGCAAGGCCGGACGCGATGTGGGCGTTGCGCGGTTTGCTGCAAGTTCCTCGGTATCTTACGCCATGTTCAATGGCGGCGGCGCCAGCTGGGCCGAACAGCAAATGAAGGCAGGGCACTTTCTCATTGAGGAAGAGAACGCCGCTCAACCGGATCTTACAGGCCTTTCCTGCCGCTGGGACTCGATCCCGAGCCAGCGGGGTCAGATCGTCTCACTCATCGTCAGCCCGATGTCGCTGTCGACGATGAATGAGTTTCGGGATCTGATGGTCAGACTGATAGCGATCACCAGCCAATCCTCCCGGGACAGCCATCCCGTGCCGGAAAAGGGCCCGCCCCTGCGCTACAATGAGCAAAGCATTGAGCGGGAAGCCCACGCGACGGCAACACCGGACAAGAGAGGCGCGCGAAAATGGGCGATCCGAATGCAGATCTGGCTGACGATCCTGCTCTATCGCTTCAACCTGTCACTGGGGCGCTTTAATGCGCGTCAGTATGCTCGAGAGGTTGCCCAGAATTCGGACTTCCGCAAGTTTGACGACGGCCTCAAGATGACGCTCGACGTGGATGCCGATCAGCTTGCGCAGATTCGGTCCATGCTGGAGACCGGGAAGGGTAATGGCATCTGTGACTACGGGCTGCACAGTCAGGACAGCGCGCTGATGACCTGCCTCGTGTTCAATCCGCTTTCCCACAATCATGTGCATTTTATCGACGGCGCAAGCGGCGGATATGCCCTGGCAGCCAGCCAATTGGTGAACAGGCCCAAACCGACGAGCCCGTAA
- a CDS encoding adenylate/guanylate cyclase domain-containing protein, translating to MAAGAIRSVVTEQQLRRARLLSGLIIFTFLAMHMTNHVFGLISVEMADYARRWFLPIWRNKIGSTLLYGSFIVHIILVLGSLYMRRSLAMPWSEAAQITLGLLVPVLLIDHIVATRLSSSLFYLRDSYETVVHTLWSKSPFNGAKQSLALVVIWLHGCIGIHFWLRYRPWYSAIWPGVLTIGILLPTLSLLGFVQMGRTMATPVYLLSGYPGGYYDPTSLSADANATLMRIRITMHGTFLAAVLCVFTLRAVRWLRERAHLITIRYPGGEAISVPRGYTVLEASRMAGRPHYAVCGGKGRCSTCRVQVIEGEDNLPACDAQEERTLSRIKAGKGVRLACQLRPTGPVTVTPLLMAKTPSDEAPDSYEAIPGREREIAVLFCDIRNFTTLTESRLPFDIVFLLNRYFNVVGQAVEQAGGRMDKFIGDGAMALFGITGSEELACRQALDAARRIIEGIENLNEQLSGELPDPLRIAIGIHTGPAVVGTLGYGNARTLTAIGDTVNVASRLEAVAKDLDTKLVMSAPVADLAGLDFSSIPSREISVRGRTEPLKVYVFEKGVRKALEGLDLDPGSA from the coding sequence ATGGCCGCTGGGGCGATACGATCAGTAGTGACGGAGCAGCAGTTGCGGCGCGCACGGCTCCTGTCAGGCCTGATCATCTTCACCTTCCTCGCAATGCATATGACCAACCATGTGTTCGGCCTCATCTCGGTTGAGATGGCAGACTACGCCCGACGCTGGTTCTTGCCGATCTGGCGCAACAAGATCGGCTCGACCCTGCTCTACGGTTCCTTCATCGTCCACATCATTCTCGTACTCGGCTCGCTTTACATGCGCCGCAGCCTTGCCATGCCATGGTCGGAAGCCGCGCAGATCACGCTTGGTCTTCTGGTGCCGGTTCTCCTGATCGATCATATTGTTGCAACCCGCCTCTCGTCCTCCCTGTTCTATTTGCGCGACAGCTATGAGACGGTCGTCCATACCCTGTGGAGCAAGTCTCCGTTCAACGGTGCAAAGCAATCTCTCGCGCTGGTCGTCATCTGGCTGCATGGCTGTATCGGCATCCATTTCTGGCTGAGATACCGCCCCTGGTATTCCGCCATCTGGCCGGGCGTGCTGACGATCGGCATTCTTCTGCCGACGCTCTCGCTGCTGGGCTTCGTGCAGATGGGGCGGACCATGGCAACGCCTGTCTATCTGCTCAGCGGCTATCCCGGCGGATATTACGACCCGACGTCACTCTCGGCGGATGCCAATGCCACCCTGATGCGGATCCGTATCACAATGCACGGAACCTTTCTGGCAGCGGTGCTTTGCGTCTTTACGCTCCGCGCTGTGCGCTGGCTGAGAGAGCGGGCTCACCTCATTACCATCCGGTATCCGGGCGGCGAGGCCATCAGTGTCCCTCGAGGATACACCGTTCTGGAGGCAAGCCGAATGGCAGGCCGTCCTCACTATGCAGTGTGCGGGGGTAAGGGTCGCTGTTCGACATGTCGCGTTCAGGTCATCGAAGGAGAGGATAATCTTCCAGCCTGCGATGCACAGGAGGAACGGACCCTTTCGCGCATCAAGGCCGGCAAGGGCGTACGCCTTGCCTGTCAACTGCGCCCGACGGGACCCGTTACCGTAACCCCCTTGCTCATGGCCAAGACGCCATCGGATGAAGCGCCGGACAGCTATGAGGCCATTCCCGGACGCGAGCGTGAAATCGCGGTTCTCTTTTGCGATATCCGCAACTTCACGACCCTGACCGAAAGCCGGCTGCCGTTCGATATCGTTTTTCTCCTGAACCGCTATTTCAACGTTGTCGGGCAGGCCGTGGAACAGGCGGGCGGCCGCATGGACAAGTTCATCGGCGATGGGGCCATGGCGCTGTTCGGCATAACCGGTTCCGAAGAGCTTGCCTGTCGACAGGCGCTGGACGCCGCGCGCCGCATCATCGAGGGGATCGAAAACCTGAACGAGCAGCTTTCGGGAGAGCTTCCTGACCCGCTTCGTATCGCGATCGGCATTCATACGGGTCCGGCTGTGGTCGGAACACTGGGTTACGGCAATGCACGTACGCTGACAGCCATCGGTGATACGGTGAATGTTGCGAGCCGTCTGGAAGCCGTTGCCAAGGATCTGGACACGAAGCTCGTAATGTCCGCTCCCGTAGCGGATCTGGCGGGTCTCGACTTCTCCTCCATCCCCAGTCGCGAGATCAGCGTTCGCGGAAGAACCGAACCGCTCAAGGTCTATGTGTTTGAAAAGGGCGTCCGGAAGGCGCTTGAGGGCCTCGATCTGGATCCGGGCTCAGCGTAA